The following are from one region of the Hymenobacter sp. YIM 151858-1 genome:
- a CDS encoding ParB/RepB/Spo0J family partition protein, producing the protein MSEKHEEKTAQTPLAKRRVGGLGRGLNALIEGSYEKKSERLVPHPVNSVGFIPTEQIEANPYQPRTHFDQEALQELAESIRVQGIIQPITVRQTGPAAYQLISGERRLQASRLAGLETIPAYIRKADDQQMLEMALIENIQRENLNAIEIALSYQRLVSECNLKQEELGDRVGKNRSTVTNYLRLLKLPPDIQIGLRDNVISMGHARALLSVEDAQHQLNLFNRIVAEELSVRRIEQLVRQGVPVAAKPNQPQPAEDALPVPPAEAKRAERFLSDRFGSRVQVKPTAQGRGEIRISFDSAEDMHRIISILQPA; encoded by the coding sequence ATGTCAGAGAAGCACGAAGAGAAAACCGCCCAGACGCCGCTGGCCAAGCGCCGCGTGGGTGGCCTGGGCCGCGGGTTGAACGCCCTCATCGAGGGTAGCTACGAGAAAAAGAGCGAACGGCTGGTGCCGCACCCGGTTAACTCGGTAGGGTTTATTCCTACGGAGCAAATCGAGGCGAACCCCTACCAGCCACGCACGCACTTCGATCAGGAAGCGCTGCAGGAACTGGCCGAAAGCATTCGGGTACAGGGCATTATTCAGCCCATTACCGTGCGCCAAACCGGCCCCGCTGCATACCAGCTGATTTCGGGTGAGCGGCGCTTGCAGGCCTCGCGCCTCGCGGGCCTGGAGACTATTCCGGCGTACATCCGCAAGGCCGACGACCAGCAGATGCTGGAAATGGCCCTGATCGAGAACATCCAGCGCGAAAACCTCAACGCCATCGAAATTGCGCTGAGCTACCAGCGCCTGGTGAGCGAGTGCAACCTGAAGCAGGAGGAGTTGGGCGACCGGGTGGGCAAAAACCGCTCGACCGTAACCAACTACCTGCGCCTGCTGAAGCTGCCGCCCGATATCCAGATCGGCCTGCGCGACAACGTTATCAGCATGGGCCACGCCCGCGCGCTGCTGAGCGTGGAGGATGCGCAGCACCAGCTTAACCTGTTCAACCGCATTGTGGCCGAGGAGCTGTCGGTGCGCCGCATCGAGCAGCTGGTGCGCCAGGGCGTGCCGGTAGCGGCCAAGCCCAACCAGCCCCAGCCCGCCGAGGATGCGTTGCCCGTGCCGCCGGCCGAAGCCAAACGCGCCGAGCGTTTCTTGTCCGACCGCTTTGGTTCGCGCGTACAAGTGAAGCCCACAGCGCAAGGCCGCGGCGAAATTCGCATCAGCTTCGATTCGGCCGAAGACATGCACCGCATCATCAGCATACTGCAACCGGCCTAA